In Anaeromyxobacter sp., the following proteins share a genomic window:
- a CDS encoding RDD family protein produces MRCPRCHGETGHAAIRCADCGAPLALPEERPAQPLDRPLELDRRGTPVPPVPSGPAAPRDEAPDAGDPVPRPHPPPPLVGAPARPGAWRAAAPPPAAPPPVSPPRAPPPVSPPRVPPPVSPPRPAALHPPPSPTGPDDLAVGAAPGRPDVPPPGAVVELRRASSGRRAAAWLVDGLPFLAVAAALVGTLSAGDATVALQLLVVVGLASFTYQALAHWLLGATLGKRLLRLRVVGPDGQRPGPGRSALRAAAAVMGTTLLGAGPLLALFTQSGRALHDLVAGTAVVDASLTGSAGGA; encoded by the coding sequence ATGCGCTGCCCCCGCTGCCACGGCGAGACCGGTCACGCCGCCATCCGGTGCGCCGACTGCGGCGCGCCGCTGGCCCTGCCCGAGGAGCGGCCGGCCCAGCCGCTCGACCGGCCGCTCGAGCTCGATCGCCGCGGCACCCCGGTGCCGCCCGTGCCCTCCGGCCCAGCCGCGCCCCGGGACGAGGCGCCGGACGCGGGCGACCCGGTCCCGCGCCCGCATCCGCCGCCGCCCCTGGTGGGCGCGCCGGCCAGGCCCGGCGCCTGGCGCGCCGCCGCCCCGCCTCCGGCCGCGCCGCCCCCGGTGTCCCCGCCGCGGGCGCCGCCCCCGGTCAGCCCCCCGCGCGTCCCGCCGCCGGTGAGCCCGCCCCGCCCGGCGGCCCTGCACCCGCCGCCGTCCCCGACCGGCCCCGACGACCTCGCCGTGGGCGCGGCGCCCGGGCGGCCGGACGTCCCGCCGCCCGGCGCCGTGGTGGAGCTGCGGCGCGCCTCCTCGGGTCGCCGGGCGGCGGCCTGGCTGGTGGATGGCCTGCCGTTCCTGGCCGTCGCCGCGGCGCTGGTCGGCACCCTCTCGGCCGGCGACGCGACGGTGGCGCTGCAGCTGCTGGTGGTGGTGGGGCTGGCCTCCTTCACCTACCAGGCCCTGGCCCACTGGCTGCTCGGCGCCACCCTCGGCAAGCGGCTCCTCCGCCTGCGGGTGGTGGGGCCGGACGGCCAGCGCCCCGGGCCGGGGCGCAGCGCGCTCCGGGCCGCGGCCGCCGTCATGGGCACGACGCTGCTGGGGGCCGGGCCGCTGCTGGCCCTGTTCACGCAGAGCGGACGGGCGCTGCACGACCTGGTGGCCGGCACCGCCGTGGTGGACGCTTCCTTGACCGGCTCCGCCGGCGGGGCCTAG
- a CDS encoding 16S rRNA (uracil(1498)-N(3))-methyltransferase: protein MARRVHLPPERIEAGRAALTEAARHYLRDVLRLAPGDEVELFDGRGAAWPARLEPGLEWLSLGPRRDAAPGGPALHLLFALAKGEKSELVVQKATELGAARLAPFAAARSVVRLDEAKGAERAVRWRRIAEEAARQCGRADVPEVAAPASLAAALAAVPAGFRLLVLHGEGGAPLGALGLEGAPGVAAVVGPEGGLDEQELAACRAAGALGTTLGPRTLRAETAAIAVVALLQGLVGDLR, encoded by the coding sequence GTGGCGCGCCGGGTCCACCTGCCGCCGGAGCGGATCGAGGCGGGGCGCGCCGCGCTCACCGAGGCGGCCCGCCACTACCTCCGCGACGTGCTCCGGCTGGCGCCCGGCGACGAGGTGGAGCTCTTCGATGGGCGCGGCGCCGCCTGGCCGGCGCGGCTCGAGCCCGGCCTGGAGTGGCTCAGCCTGGGCCCGCGGCGCGACGCGGCGCCCGGCGGACCGGCGCTCCACCTGCTCTTCGCGCTCGCCAAGGGCGAGAAGAGCGAGCTGGTGGTGCAGAAGGCCACCGAGCTGGGCGCGGCGAGGCTGGCGCCCTTCGCGGCGGCCCGGTCGGTGGTGCGGCTCGACGAGGCCAAGGGGGCGGAGCGGGCGGTGCGCTGGCGCCGCATCGCCGAGGAGGCGGCCCGCCAGTGCGGGCGCGCCGACGTGCCCGAGGTGGCGGCCCCGGCCTCGCTGGCGGCGGCGCTGGCCGCCGTGCCGGCGGGCTTCCGGCTGCTGGTGCTGCACGGGGAGGGCGGCGCGCCGCTCGGCGCGCTCGGGCTGGAGGGGGCGCCGGGCGTGGCGGCCGTGGTGGGGCCGGAGGGTGGGCTCGACGAGCAGGAGCTGGCGGCCTGCCGCGCGGCGGGCGCGCTCGGCACCACCCTCGGACCCCGCACGCTGCGCGCCGAGACGGCCGCCATCGCGGTGGTGGCGCTGCTGCAGGGGCTGGTGGGCGACCTGCGCTAG